The following are encoded together in the Cololabis saira isolate AMF1-May2022 chromosome 5, fColSai1.1, whole genome shotgun sequence genome:
- the kbtbd4 gene encoding kelch repeat and BTB domain-containing protein 4: MECNEEGGLSGGGSVGEENYFLGYTFTDRSHSSRVVKSIMDLCLEDGLFADVTVTVDGKEFHLHRLVLSAQSSFFRSMFTSNLKESHNRIIELKDVGAPVFQLLVDYIYHGTIKLRVEDLQDTYEMADMYQLTALFEECSRFLSRTVEVKNCLQVMWLADRHSDQELYTAAKQCAKIHLAQLPQTEEFLNLPLCLLLDIIKDGVPSSQNPTVAIESWINHNKVEREEFACILQENLKEIGENVHIYLIGKEETRTHSLAVSLHCDEDDVISVSGQNSLCHQITAACKHGGDLYVVGGSIPRRMWKCNMHTMDWERCAPLPRDRLHHTMVSVSSEDAIYSLGGKTLQDTLSNAVIYYTVKDNMWTETSQLDTAVSGAAGVNLGGTIYLLGGEENDMDFFTKPSRVIQCFDTSSQKCQIKPYMLPFAGCMHAAVHMDVIFIVAEGDSLVCYNPLLESFTRLRFPEAWSCVPSLWKVASCNGCIYVFRDKCKKGDANTLKFNPATSVVSVIRGIKILLTNWQFVLA, from the exons ATGGAGTGCAACGAGGAGGGCGGCCTCAGTGGAGGAGGCTCTGTGGGAGAGGAGAACTACTTTCTGGGATACACGTTTACAGACCGCTCTCACTCGAGTCGTGTGGTGAAGAGCATCATGGACTTGTGCCTGGAGGACGGCCTGTTTGCTGATGTCACCGTCACTGTAGATGGCAAAGAGTTTCACCTGCATCGGCTGGTGCTCTCTGCTCAGAGCAGTTTCTTCCGCTCGATGTTCACCTCCAACCTCAAAGAGTCCCACAACCGCATTATTGAGCTGAAGGACGTCGGCGCCCCCGTCTTTCAGCTGCTGGTTGATTACATCTACCATGGCACGATTAAGCTGAGAGTGGAGGATCTGCAGGACACCTATGAGATGGCAGACATGTACCAGCTGACTGCTCTGTTTGAGGAATGCTCCCGCTTCCTTTCACGGACAGTGGAGGTCAAGAACTGCCTACAG GTTATGTGGCTTGCAGACAGGCATAGTGACCAGGAGCTGTATACTGCAGCTAAGCAATGCGCTAAAATCCACCTGGCTCAGCTGCCTCAGACTGAAGAGTTTCTCAATCTGCCTCTCTGTCTGCTCTTGGACATTATTAAAG ATGGAGTGCCAAGCTCTCAGAATCCAACAGTGGCCATCGAGTCATGGATAAACCACAACAAGGTCGAGAGAGAGGAATTCGCTTGCATCCTCCAAGAGAATCTTAAG GAGATCGGTGAGAATGTCCACATATACCTGATTGGTAAAGAGGAGACGAGGACTCACTCTCTCGCTGTGTCACTTCACTGCGACGAGGATGATGTGATAAGCGTGAGCGGCCAGAACAGTTTATGCCACCAGATCACTGCAGCTTGTAAACACGGCGGAGACCTGTATGTGGTGGGGGGGTCCATCCCACGCCGCATGTGGAAGTGCAACATGCACACTATGGACTGGGAGCGCTGTGCACCCCTGCCCAGGGACCGCCTCCACCACACCATGGTCTCCGTCTCAAGTGAGGACGCCATCTACTCTCTAGGAGGGAAGACGCTGCAGGACACGCTGTCCAACGCCGTCATCTATTACACAGTGAAGGACAACATGTGGACAGAGACCAGTCAGCTGGACACTGCCGTGTCCGGAGCCGCTGGCGTCAACCTGGGAGGCACCATCTACCTGCTCGGAGGAGAGGAAAATGACATGGACTTTTTCACCAAGCCATCCCGTGTCATTCAGTGCTTCGACACCTCCTCCCAAAAGTGCCAGATCAAACCCTACATGCTGCCGTTTGCAGGCTGCATGCACGCCGCCGTCCACATGGATGTGATCTTCATTGTAGCGGAAGGAGACTCACTGGTGTGCTACAATCCTCTGTTGGAGAGTTTCACGCGCCTGCGCTTCCCGGAGGCTTGGAGCTGCGTCCCGTCGCTGTGGAAGGTGGCCAGCTGTAACGGCTGCATATATGTTTTCAGAGACAAGTGTAAGAAAGGAGACGCTAATACATTAAAGTTCAACCCGGCCACGTCTGTCGTCTCTGTTATCAGAGGTATAAAAATCCTCCTCACTAACTGGCAGTTTGTCTTAGCCTGA
- the rapsn gene encoding 43 kDa receptor-associated protein of the synapse, which yields MNIFMLRLASEMGQDQTKQQIEKGLRLYQSNQTDKALHVWTKVLEKTSDPGGKFRVLGCLITAHSEMGKYKDMLKYALDQIDTAREMEDPDYLTEGYLNLARSNEKLCDFQKTVSYCKTCLNMQGTTVSLQLNGQVCLSMGNAYLGLSVFQKALESYEKALRYAHNNDDKMLECRVCCSLGNIYVQLKDYEKALFFPCKAAELVNDYGKSWSLKYRAMSQYHMSVAYRKLERLPDAMECCEESMKIALQHGDRPLQALCLLNFADIHRYRRDADKAFPRYESALGIMTEIGNRLGQAHVYLGVAKCWLLQKEFDKALESLQRAQELADGMGNKLCTLKVHCLSEGIYQNRKQQEEVREQVVKFLQCVEELELYCGMCGESIGDRDQKLQALPCSHIFHLRCLQTNGTKGCPKCFKSSMKPGFV from the exons ATGAATATTTTTATGTTGCGCCTTGCATCAGAGATGGGCCAGGACCAAACAAAGCAGCAAATAGAGAAGGGCCTGAGGTTGTATCAGTCCAATCAGACGGACAAAGCCCTGCATGTTTGGACGAAAGTGCTAGAAAAGACCTCAGATCCTGGAGGGAAGTTTCGGGTGCTGGGGTGCCTGATCACAGCTCACTCAGAAATGGGAAAATACAAAGATATGCTCAAG TATGCCCTGGATCAGATTGACACCGCCAGGGAAATGGAAGACCCAGACTACCTGACTGAAGGTTACTTGAACTTGGCGCGGAGCAACGAAAAGCTGTGCGACTTCCAGAAGACGGTGTCCTACTGCAAGACCTGCTTGAACATGCAGGGCACCACTGTGAGCCTGCAGCTCAACGGCCAGGTGTGCCTCAGCATGGGTAACGCCTACCTGGGCCTCAGCGTCTTCCAGAAAGCCCTGGAGAGCTACGAGAAGGCCCTCCGCTACGCACACAACAACGACGACAAGATGCTGGAGTGCAGAGTCTGCTGCAGCCTGGGAAACATCTACGTTCAGCTCAAG GACTATGAGAAGGCCCTGTTCTTCCCCTGCAAAGCGGCCGAGCTCGTCAACGACTACGGAAAAAGCTGGAGCCTCAAGTACCGAGCCATGAGCCAGTACCACATGTCCGTGGCGTACAGGAAACTGGAGCGCCTGCCCGACGCCATGGAGTGCTGCGAG GAGTCCATGAAGATCGCTCTGCAGCACGGTGATCGTCCCCTGCAGGCCCTGTGCCTCCTAAACTTTGCAGACATACACCGCTACAGGCGTGACGCTGAT AAAGCATTCCCCCGGTATGAGTCTGCGCTGGGTATTATGACTGAGATTGGAAACCGTCTCGGACAAGCACACGTCTACCTGGGAGTTGCAAAGTGTTGGCTTCTGCAGAAAGAGTTCGACAAG GCTCTTGAGTCTCTGCAGCGAGCTCAGGAACTGGCCGACGGGATGGGAAACAAG CTTTGTACACTAAAGGTTCACTGCCTGAGTGAAGGCATCTACCAAAACCGaaagcagcaggaggaggtCAGAGAGCAGGTGGTGAAGTTCCTGCAGTGCGTAGAGGAGTTGGAGCTGTACTGCGGCATGTGTGGAGAGTCCATCGGGGACAGGGACCAAAAGCTGCAGGCGTTACCCTGTTCCCACATCTTCCACCTCAG GTGTCTGCAGACAAACGGGACAAAAGGTTGTCCTAAGTGTTTCAAGTCGTCCATGAAGCCCGGATTTGTGTGA
- the LOC133444183 gene encoding protein FAM180A, with product MNPFLKICLQIFLWLCVDQIQDVGGGTRPVFQKAALSHSDANLMFEFLLGGVVIDQYNNVLLLDEEMASMRKGRDFLVQINDDIPKSLSSMTLMLDALETRQRKPLTQVQFDNLVLSSVYSAQQAAVQESTEEREAWGEMLLRLANITVYELRGSFLFNYA from the exons ATGAATCCGTTTCTCAAAATCTGCCTCCAGATCTTTTTGTGGCTTTGTGTTGATCAAATTCAGG ATGTTGGTGGAGGCACACGTCCAGTTTTTCAAAAAGCTGCCTTGTCTCACTCTGATGCAAACCTGATGTTTGAG TTTTTGCTTGGCGGAGTGGTGATCGACCAGTACAACAACGTCCTCCTGCTGGACGAGGAGATGGCATCGATGAGGAAAGGGCGGGATTTCCTGGTTCAGATCAATGACGACATTCCCAAGAGTCTGAGCTCCATGACGCTCATGTTGGACGCCCTGGAGACTCGTCAGAGGAAGCCACTCACTCAGGTTCAGTTTGATAATCTCGTCCTGAGCTCAGTGTACTCTGCCCAGCAGGCTGCGGTTCAGGAGAGCACAGAGGAGCGGGAGGCCTGGGGGGAAATGCTGCTCCGGCTGGCAAACATCACAGTCTACGAACTACGTGGAAGTTTTCTCTTCAATTATgcttaa
- the ddb2 gene encoding DNA damage-binding protein 2, whose amino-acid sequence MKSKRGKSDPNASKSKVKRRSAEDSGLTLSKRLKGKIDGETSKPAPPPTCPVQKKNHGSILHYIYRSTLGQSLHSQMRQCLQEPFVRSLSSYHFHGASSPFDRRITCLEWHPTHPTTLAAASKGGDIFLWDFENPEKKSFIQGTGAGDFIGGMKFCPTDSSRVYAASGEGTLTLHSFEGRTADLLSRTRDCGHDHHNVCLWYCCVDVSVSRQMLVTGDNVGQLTLLSLSGQKIFTDKLHKAKVTHAEFNPRCDWLLATASVDHTVKLWDLRNMKDKKSFLHEMPHERAVNSAYFNPLDCSKLLTTDQHDQIRVYSSCDWSKPQHIIQHPHRQFQHLTPIKATWHPTYDLIVAGRYPDDRVSVGDQRTIDIFDSNTAELVFQLYDSTASGIKSVNKFSPMGDVIGSGMGVTVLVWDHDESLVSGRHKLHEEASANGSKGQSRSQQRPSRDRRGPAVDAKLKKKLASLEETQTKTKTGRAKPKQAQPRKK is encoded by the exons ATGAAAAGCAAGCGCGGGAAGTCAGATCCAAATGCATCAAAGAGCAAAGTGAAGAGAAGATCTGCAGAGGATTCTGGTTTAACTCTGTCCAAAAGACTGAAGGGGAAGATAGATGGAGAAACCTCGAAACCAG CGCCGCCTCCCACGTGTCCCGTCCAGAAGAAGAACCATGGGAGCATCCTGCACTATATTTACAGGAGCACCCTGGGCCAGAGTCTCCACTCCCAGATGAGACAG TGTCTGCAGGAGCCTTTTGTACGCTCTCTGTCTTCCTATCATTTCCACGGTGCCAGCAGTCCCTTCGACCGCAGAATCACCTGTCTGGAGTGGCACCCCACTCACCCCACCACTCTGGCCGCAGCCTCCAAAGGGGGGGACATTTTTCTCTGGGACTTTGAGAATCCAGAAAAGAAAAGCTTTATTCAAGGG ACTGGCGCAGGAGACTTCATCGGAGGGATGAAGTTTTGCCCCACTGACTCTTCTCGAGTTTATGCGGCGTCTGGTGAGGGCACGCTGACCCTGCACAGCTTTGAGGGCCGCACAGCCGATCTGCTGTCCAGAACTCGGGACTGTGGCCACGATCACCACAATGTTTG TCTTTGGTACTGCTGCGTTGACGTGTCCGTGAGCCGACAGATGCTCGTGACCGGAGACAATGTGGGACAACTCACACTTTTGAGTTTGAGTGGCCAGAAG ATTTTCACTGACAAGCTGCACAAAGCCAAGGTGACCCATGCAGAGTTTAACCCTCGATGTGACTGGTTGCTGGCGACAGCCTCGGTTGACCACACGGTGAAGCTCTGGGACTTGAGGAACATGAAAGACAAGAAATCCTTTCTGCATGAAATGCCTCACGAGAGAGCTGTCAACTCAG CCTATTTCAACCCCTTGGACTGTTCTAAGTTGCTGACCACAGACCAGCATGACCAGATCCGCGTGTACTCATCCTGCGACTGGTCTAAGCCTCAACACATCATCCAGCACCCACACAGACAGTTCCAGCACCTCACTCCCATCAAG GCCACATGGCATCCTACGTACGACCTCATCGTGGCTGGACGCTACCCAGACGACCGCGTATCCGTCGGTGATCAGAGAACCATCGACATCTTCGACTCCAACACAGCAGAGCTCGTGTTTCAGCTCTACGATTCCACCGCCTCAGGGATCAAATCT GTCAATAAGTTCAGTCCAATGGGCGACGTGATTGGATCTGGCATGG GGGTCACGGTGCTGGTCTGGGACCATGATGAGTCGCTGGTCAGCGGTCGCCACAAGCTGCACGAGGAGGCTTCGGCGAACGGTTCAAAGGGGCAGAGCAGGAGTCAGCAGCGCCCCAGCAGGGACCGGAGGGGCCCGGCTGTGGATGCAAAGCTCAAGAAAAAACTAGCCTCTCTGGAAGAGACTCAGACCAAAACCAAAACAGGGCGTGCTAAGCCAAAACAAGCGCAGCCGAGGAAAAAGTGA